Within the Nicotiana tabacum cultivar K326 chromosome 11, ASM71507v2, whole genome shotgun sequence genome, the region ctttgagaaatatttggcaccttgcaactgatcaaacaaatcatcaattctgGGTAAAGGGTATTTGTTCTTGATAGTCACTTTGTTGAGctggcgatagtcaatacacattcttaacgaaccatccttcttacgaacaaacaacactggtgcaccccagggagaTGTGTTGGGCCTGATAAAGCCCTTATTCAAAAGATCCTTCAACTgggctttcaattcttttaactcagcaggagccattctgtatggaggaatagatattggttaAGTATCTGGAAGCATATCAATAGCAAAGTCGATTTCTCTTTCTGGAGGAAGACCAGGAAGTtcatcaggaaatacatcaggaaaatcatTCACAACGGGAACCGATTGAAGGGTTGGAGATTTCACCTCCATATCATGCACTCGTACCAAATGATAGATGTACCCTTTCAAAATCATCCTTCGAgttttaaggtaagaaataaactttccCTTAGGCGCTGCAGCATCACCTTTCCATTCAATAATAGGCTCACTTGGAAAATTAAAACGAACTATCTTTGTCCAGCAATCTACattggcataacaagaagccaaccaatccatacccataatgaTATCAAAATCAGCCATTTCTAGCTCATGCAAATCAGCTAACGTATGGCGGTCATGAATCTTCACGTCACAACTTCGATATACCCGTCTAACTACAACAGACTCACCCATTGGCATAGATACCTCAAAGGACTTTTGCAACAATTCAGGCTCTCTATCCCATTTACTAGCAACGAAGGGGGAGATATACGACAATGTAGAACCAggatctatcaaggcataaaTATCGATAGAAAAGACGGATAGTATACCTGTAAccacatccggagatgactctaAATCCTGACGACTCGATAAAGCATATATGCGATTCTACTGACCTCCTGAACCAAAGCTCCAAATCTTCCCCTACCCCTGCCAGCTGATGTCTGCATACTCTGTCTAGGAGGACGtaccgaagaagaagaagcccctGCAGATGccgtcggctgagccataccccCTCCACCTATCATCGGACAATGTCTCATAATATGACCTGGCTGTCCACATgtataacatgcatcagaaccctGGCGACATGGTCCAAAATGATTTCGGCCACATCGATCACATCTAGGAAACTGAGGCCTCATCTGACTGAACTCGCCTCTAAACTGTGGACCTGGGGTCcgtgaactctgacctggaccagaataagTGGTCCGATCCTGGCGCTATCCCTGAAACTGTGGCGGTGCACTGGATGCCGGATAAGACTGACACCGGGGAAACTGTGGCCTAAATCCACCTCGAAACTCTCCTATGTTACCTGTGAACCGCGCCCTCTTCTGCTGCCCTCTATCATGCTCTCGATTGGCTCGTTGTTGCCTCTTGAGATCCTCTAGACCCTGTGCATATGCTTGAATACGGGTAATATCCATTCCTTGGTTTAGAGAAGCTgtagtgcactcatttatcaagtGTGCCCCCAAACCACTAACAAACTGGTGTACCCGATCACTCATATCAGCAACAATCgtaggagcatacctagccaaagagtTGAACTGCATGCTATATTCCCGAACGCTCATATTACCCTATTCTAAGTGTAAGAACCTATCTCGTCGGGCTCTTCGAAGCTCGATTGGCAAATATTGCTGTAAAAATGCCTCAGAGAACTCCTTCCATGTCACTGGTGGCACATTAGGCCCCCGAGTTTTCTTCCAAGTCTCATACCATGTCACAGCAACATCACGTAGTCTATAAGAAGTAAACTCCACTGACTCAACATCCGTGGCATGTATAATTTGTAAGGTCCGTTGCATAAGATCCAGAAAATCCTGTGGGTCAGCATTAGGATCAACCCCTGTAAATACTGGAGGATCCAAGTTGATAAAGTCTCGAACTCTCGCACTCACGGACCTATCAGCAATACCGAAGGTCTGGTGTTGGGCTTGGGAGGCCACTATTCGAGTCAGTAATTGTACATCACTCCGCATGTCTAGGTCCTGATCAGGAACAACTGGGAGAGGGACTGGAGGTATGTTAGCTCCTCTACGCCCTTCCGGGGGTGGTAGGGGTACTGCCCCGGAAGCCTGAGAATCAGCCTCATTCTGTGGCTCATGTTGATCTACATTAACAGGTGGCACCTGACTTGTGCCCTCTCCCACCTCCTCATCCAACCTCTGAATAAATTTCATAGCCACTTGTCGTCTCCTAGTGTTAGGCATCACTGAGAAGGTAAACAAAAAGAGAATTAGGAATGAACACTTATGATTAGGCTCTATTGCACGATCTAGATCAAGAAGAAAGTAATAATCCTAAATGCCCAATAGCctcatgtttataagtgtggtgcacaacacaccataaacaagactctactagacacggcttgtagactccctaggactgacctgctctgataccaagtttgtcacaccccaaccttgggaggtgtggctggcacccgatgcccgaaggcccgagcgaaccaaccatgagatatgatctgaaatataataacctgcaggcagaagagcccaacacgacatatatatatatatatatatatatatataaactaggcCAACAAGGCTGTAACAACAGTATAACAGCTATCCAGAAGGCCGATAGGGCGatacgaaaaatatatatatacaatgaccgctagtctgca harbors:
- the LOC142166003 gene encoding uncharacterized protein LOC142166003, translated to MRPQFPRCDRCGRNHFGPCRQGSDACYTCGQPGHIMRHCPMIGGGGMAQPTASAGASSSSVRPPRQSMQTSAGRGILSVFSIDIYALIDPGSTLSYISPFVASKWDREPELLQKSFEVSMPMGESVVVRRVYRSCDVKIHDRHTLADLHELEMADFDIIMGMDWLASCYANVDCWTKIVRFNFPSEPIIEWKGDAAAPKGKFISYLKTRRMILKGYIYHLVRVHDMEVKSPTLQSVPVVNDFPDVFPDELPGLPPEREIDFAIDMLPDT